One Candidatus Krumholzibacteriota bacterium genomic window carries:
- a CDS encoding glucose-1-phosphate adenylyltransferase, with protein MESTTAVVLGGGRGTRLFPLTKTRSKPAVPVAGNYRLIDVTVSNCINSGIDRIYILTQFNSASLNRHVSSTYRFDNFSHGFVEILAAEQTHASRDWFQGTADAARKALPHLDDYPCRDVVILSGDHLYRMDFREFLRHHRESGADITIAVKPVSASRAGEFGILRADRSGRIVEFREKPKRSVLSRMKTDTRVLGLTAGEARRRPYLGSMGIYVFRSEALRETLDREPTVVDFARELIPQALERLRVNAWLYDGYWEDIGTIRSFYRAHMDLLAPDPAFNLFDPRSPLFTHPRFLAGSKLEKATIERSIINNGCQIGRARIVRSIVGVRSRIGPGAVVADSLVMGADHYEGAEDCGAEQPRAGIGPNARIRRAIVDKNVLIGRDVVIENRRQLDRYDDPEERYYIRDGIVVVPKGAVLPDGLRI; from the coding sequence ATGGAATCGACGACGGCGGTGGTGCTCGGCGGGGGGCGCGGCACGCGGCTCTTCCCCCTCACGAAGACGCGGTCGAAACCGGCCGTGCCGGTGGCGGGCAATTACCGGCTGATCGACGTCACGGTGAGCAACTGCATCAACTCGGGGATCGACCGGATCTACATCCTCACGCAGTTCAACTCCGCCTCGCTGAACCGGCACGTCTCGTCCACCTACCGCTTCGACAACTTCAGCCACGGCTTCGTGGAGATCCTCGCCGCCGAGCAGACGCACGCCTCGCGCGACTGGTTCCAGGGGACGGCCGACGCGGCGCGCAAGGCGCTGCCACACCTCGACGACTATCCCTGCCGCGACGTCGTCATCCTCTCCGGCGACCACCTCTACCGGATGGATTTCCGCGAGTTCCTCAGGCACCACCGGGAGAGCGGCGCCGACATCACGATCGCCGTCAAACCGGTCTCCGCGTCGCGCGCCGGGGAGTTCGGCATTTTGCGCGCCGACCGCTCGGGGCGGATCGTCGAGTTCCGCGAGAAGCCAAAACGGAGCGTCCTCAGCCGGATGAAGACCGACACGCGCGTTCTCGGGCTCACCGCCGGCGAGGCCCGCCGCCGGCCCTACCTCGGCTCGATGGGGATCTACGTCTTCCGGTCCGAGGCGCTCCGCGAGACGCTCGATCGCGAGCCGACGGTGGTCGATTTCGCCAGGGAGCTCATCCCCCAGGCCCTCGAGCGGCTCCGCGTGAACGCGTGGCTCTACGACGGGTACTGGGAGGACATCGGGACGATCCGCTCGTTCTACCGTGCGCACATGGACCTGCTCGCGCCCGATCCGGCGTTCAACCTCTTCGATCCGCGCTCGCCCCTCTTCACTCATCCGCGCTTTCTCGCGGGCTCGAAGCTGGAGAAGGCGACGATCGAGCGATCGATCATCAACAACGGCTGCCAGATCGGCCGCGCCAGGATCGTCCGCTCGATCGTCGGCGTGCGCTCCCGGATCGGCCCCGGCGCCGTCGTCGCCGATTCGCTCGTGATGGGGGCGGACCATTACGAGGGGGCGGAGGACTGCGGCGCCGAGCAGCCTCGGGCGGGGATCGGCCCGAACGCGCGCATCCGCCGGGCGATCGTCGACAAGAACGTCCTCATCGGCCGCGACGTCGTCATCGAGAACCGCCGCCAACTCGACCGCTACGACGACCCCGAGGAGCGCTACTACATCCGCGACGGCATCGTCGTCGTCCCCAAGGGCGCCGTCCTCCCGGACGGCCTGCGGATCTGA
- a CDS encoding insulinase family protein → MTKRLLFTILAAAAVLALATPAPAGKDTRPHPGDLEYEPLDIKTPEVAEITLDNGLAGFLVEDHEIPVVDVVIQVKTWFPAPEKTGLNDMAVWTMRNGGSEAWPSDRLNDELEFRAARIEFEGGALGATFSFNCLKKDLDAILGIFADLLIHPAFPEEKVEMKRKTMLEEILRRNDQPRRIVSREFNRLIYGDHPYAREATAASVSAISRDDLAAFHEAYVRPGSAVIGISGDVTRDEIVLALNGAFADWAPGAAEIPEVPPLRLLPPASWHYAYKDINQAYMAIGHEGINANNEDRCAVDIMNYILGGGSFTSWITEKVRSDAGLAYSTGSRYSADPWTVGVFRAYAQTKADEYSRAMQLIIEQIERMRDEGPTEEEVRKAVDSYVNSQVFDYESKAQVVRRLVQLRFQGRPLDTPERDMAAYAAMTVEDIRRVARTYLHPDRLTILVVGDRDQFDRPLEEFGEVDTIDLEAE, encoded by the coding sequence ATGACGAAAAGACTCCTCTTCACGATCCTGGCGGCGGCCGCGGTGCTCGCACTCGCGACGCCGGCGCCCGCCGGGAAGGACACGCGCCCCCATCCGGGCGATCTCGAGTACGAACCGCTCGACATCAAGACCCCCGAGGTGGCCGAGATCACGCTCGACAACGGCCTCGCGGGCTTCCTCGTGGAGGATCACGAGATCCCCGTCGTCGACGTCGTCATCCAGGTGAAGACGTGGTTCCCCGCGCCGGAGAAGACGGGGCTGAACGACATGGCCGTCTGGACGATGCGCAACGGCGGGAGCGAGGCGTGGCCCTCCGACCGACTCAACGACGAGCTGGAGTTCCGCGCCGCCCGGATCGAGTTCGAGGGAGGCGCCCTCGGCGCCACCTTCTCCTTCAACTGCCTGAAGAAGGATCTCGACGCGATCCTCGGGATCTTCGCCGACCTGCTCATCCACCCGGCCTTCCCCGAAGAGAAGGTCGAGATGAAGCGGAAGACGATGCTCGAGGAGATCCTGCGGCGCAACGACCAGCCGCGCCGCATCGTGAGCCGCGAGTTCAACCGGCTGATCTACGGCGACCACCCCTACGCCCGCGAGGCGACCGCGGCGAGCGTGTCGGCGATCTCCCGCGACGACCTCGCCGCCTTCCACGAGGCATACGTCAGGCCGGGGAGCGCGGTCATCGGGATCAGCGGGGACGTCACGCGCGACGAGATCGTCCTCGCCCTGAACGGCGCCTTCGCCGACTGGGCGCCGGGCGCCGCCGAGATCCCCGAGGTCCCGCCCCTTCGGTTGCTTCCGCCCGCATCGTGGCACTACGCCTACAAGGACATCAACCAGGCCTACATGGCGATCGGACACGAGGGGATCAACGCGAACAACGAGGACCGCTGCGCCGTCGACATCATGAACTACATCCTCGGCGGGGGCAGCTTCACCTCGTGGATCACCGAGAAGGTCCGCTCCGACGCGGGGCTCGCCTACTCGACCGGCTCGCGGTACTCGGCCGATCCCTGGACCGTCGGCGTCTTCCGCGCCTACGCGCAGACGAAGGCCGACGAGTACAGCCGGGCGATGCAGCTGATCATCGAGCAGATCGAGCGCATGCGCGACGAGGGGCCGACCGAGGAGGAGGTCCGCAAGGCGGTCGACTCCTACGTCAACAGCCAGGTTTTCGACTACGAGTCGAAGGCGCAGGTCGTCAGGCGACTCGTCCAACTGCGTTTCCAGGGGCGCCCGCTCGATACGCCGGAGCGCGATATGGCCGCCTACGCGGCCATGACCGTCGAGGACATCCGCCGGGTGGCGAGGACCTACCTGCACCCCGACCGGCTCACCATCCTCGTCGTGGGCGACCGCGATCAGTTCGACCGGCCACTCGAGGAGTTCGGCGAGGTCGACACGATCGATCTCGAGGCCGAGTAG